The nucleotide window CTTTTCTACTAATTTTTCTATGTTAGCTAACTCCATAGTTGTGTTTTTTAATTAATTCTTCTCTAATTGTTTTTCTTGCTCTAGACAATGCCACTCTTACTGCTGTTGGTTTCATATCTACCATCTTACAGATTTCTTCAAAATCATATTGTTCAACATCTCTTAGCTGAATTATAATCTTTTGATTTTCTGGCAATTTCTCTATCAATTGATGTACTTGGTTTACACTGTCTTGATATTCTAATTTCTTATCTAAAGAAGTTTCTTTCTCTTTATAATTACTATGTACTAATGTTAAATTACTTGCTTGTTTACTTTTTAAACGATCATAACAATAATTTTTAGTCATTGTCATTGCAAAGGCTTCAACATTCTTATAATTCCCAATTTTGCTTTTATTTTTCCACAATTTAAAAATAAGTTCTTGGGTAGCATCTTCTGCTTCTTCTCTAGACACTAACAATCTTTTTGCTAGTCTAAAAACCTTATCTTTAAATGGTAATACAACTTCTAAAAAGTCTGATTGGTTCATGGATTGATTTTGTTTTTCTGATATTTTTTCATCTCTTATATCAGGTTTACATAATTACGACGACTAA belongs to Polaribacter dokdonensis and includes:
- a CDS encoding RNA polymerase sigma factor, with translation MNQSDFLEVVLPFKDKVFRLAKRLLVSREEAEDATQELIFKLWKNKSKIGNYKNVEAFAMTMTKNYCYDRLKSKQASNLTLVHSNYKEKETSLDKKLEYQDSVNQVHQLIEKLPENQKIIIQLRDVEQYDFEEICKMVDMKPTAVRVALSRARKTIREELIKKHNYGVS